The genomic window CGCGTCTGGCCGAGATTCATGACGTTAAAACCCTTAGGGCGCTTACGGCTTTAGATATGGAGCAAATTTGGCAAACCGAAACCGATTCAAACGCCGCGCTGGCTTTGCTCGCCCTCTGGTCTAAAGCTAAAAACTTAACTCGCTTTAATCTTTACGCCCAGACTAATTCGGGGTTAATGGCGAAAAATTTAGAAGCCGAGGCTACTACGCATATTTTCGCAAGCTACTCCGCGGGCGAGCCGGCTAAGGGAGAAGATAAATTAAGCTTTTCTTTCGCCGGCGACAGCATGTTCGGCCGAAATGTCGGTTATTATTTTCAGAAAAATAATTTTAAAGATTTATTTTCTAATTTAGGCAATCGCGCTTTGTGGGGCACGGATATTTCCTGGCTTAATTTAGAAGGCCCGATTAGCGATAAAAACGTTGAGCAATTTCCCCTAGACCATAGTCTAAGTTTTAATTTTTCCCGCCAAACCATTGAAGCTTTAAAATATTTAAAAATTACTGCGGCCGGGCTGGCCAACAACCATACTGATAATCAGGGGCGAGCAGGCTTAAATAAAACTAAAGAAATTTTGGAAAAGGCTAAGATTGACTGGGTCGGCGATCCTAATGAAGCGAGCGACATTAGTATAAAGCGCTATAAGCAAGGGGATTTAACGGTCGCGCTTTTAGGGGCTCACGTTCTTTATGGCGCTAGCGGAATTGAAGAATTAATAAAAGAGGAAAAAAATAAAAATAATTTCGTCATAATTTTACCGCACTGGGGAAATGAATATCAGCCAACCCATTCGGCCAGCCAGGAAAAATTAGCCCGGGCTTGGATAGCCGCCGGAGCGGATTTAATCATCGGCGCTCATCCGCATGTCGTGCAGGACGCGCAAATTATTAACGGTAAGCTGGTATTTTATTCTTTGGGAAATTTTATTTTTGATCAAATGTTTTCTCGAGAGACTCAAGAAGGCTTGATTTTAGGCGGAACTATCAGCGCGGAAAAAATAAAAATCGTGCTGGTGCCGATTATCAGTAAAAAAATGAAGCCGGAGATTATGCGCGGCGCGGATAGGCGGAAAATGATAGATAAAATTTGCCGCCCGCTCGGCGAATATTGCCGGGAGGACATAATAGAACTTTGATTTTCCTTAAGCGCTCGGGAAGGGGTATTTTGCATAATATTCATAAAATAGCCAGATTGCTGATTTATGATATAATTAGTGTATAATTATCTAAGCGAAAACCTATAAACCCCGCTGGAAATTATTAATTAAAATATATTATTAAAATTTTATGTTATCTAAAAATAATTTGAATATTTCCAACGGGGTGAAAATACTCGTGGTTTATTATTCCCGGACCGGTTTTACTAAAAAATTAGCGGATTTTATCGCTAAAAAAATCAACGCCAGCCTTGAAGAAATCAAAGATACGGTGGATCGCGCCGGCGCTAAAGGCTATTTATTGGCCGGGCGGGACGCTACGTTTCGCCGGCTGACAAAATTAGAAAAGCCAAGCCATAATCCGGGAGATTTTGACCTGGTTGTTATCGGCACGCCTATCTGGTCGTGGAATATGTCGGCCCCGATTCGGACTTATCTTCATAAATATAAAGCCCAATTCAAGCAAGCCGCGCTTTTCTGCACTATGGGCGATAATGGCGATGAAAGAGCTTTTAAAGAAATGGAGGAGATTATCGGCAAAAAGCCGGCCGCGGTTTTAAGTTTAAAAACCAAAGAAGTCATAACCGATAGTTTTGCCAAAGCGGATAAGTTTTGCGAGGAGATAATAAAGATGGTTATTTAAGATTAACCGGATAAAATTATGGATGAAATGCAAAATTTGCAGTATGAAATTAGTGAAATTAAGAAACGCAATATGCGCGTTGAAGCGGATAAGGCCTGGGAAACCAGCTTATTTCGTAAAGTTTTAGTTGCGATTTTAACCTACATCGTGATTGTTTTATTTTTTGCCGTGGCTAACCTGCCAAAGCCATTTATTAACGCTATCGTGCCTACTCTGGGCTTTTTACTTTCAACGCTATCAATCTCTTTTTTTAAAACGCTT from Patescibacteria group bacterium includes these protein-coding regions:
- a CDS encoding flavodoxin, with product MLSKNNLNISNGVKILVVYYSRTGFTKKLADFIAKKINASLEEIKDTVDRAGAKGYLLAGRDATFRRLTKLEKPSHNPGDFDLVVIGTPIWSWNMSAPIRTYLHKYKAQFKQAALFCTMGDNGDERAFKEMEEIIGKKPAAVLSLKTKEVITDSFAKADKFCEEIIKMVI
- the amrB gene encoding AmmeMemoRadiSam system protein B; amino-acid sequence: AIYFSAAGIKSKNIFLVFRARPESVPLAAVMPHHDLVKDVRRKFMEELSLKSRPRTIILVSVNHFNSGRGDIITSGEDWLVANGTKKITADRAVINSLKDSGLVKIEPAAFLSEHGIKNLLAEVKEFFPDSSLVPLIIKEPAKPDDIKKLFEALKSSCSACGLIASVDMSHYQPARLAEIHDVKTLRALTALDMEQIWQTETDSNAALALLALWSKAKNLTRFNLYAQTNSGLMAKNLEAEATTHIFASYSAGEPAKGEDKLSFSFAGDSMFGRNVGYYFQKNNFKDLFSNLGNRALWGTDISWLNLEGPISDKNVEQFPLDHSLSFNFSRQTIEALKYLKITAAGLANNHTDNQGRAGLNKTKEILEKAKIDWVGDPNEASDISIKRYKQGDLTVALLGAHVLYGASGIEELIKEEKNKNNFVIILPHWGNEYQPTHSASQEKLARAWIAAGADLIIGAHPHVVQDAQIINGKLVFYSLGNFIFDQMFSRETQEGLILGGTISAEKIKIVLVPIISKKMKPEIMRGADRRKMIDKICRPLGEYCREDIIEL